One stretch of Gopherus flavomarginatus isolate rGopFla2 chromosome 2, rGopFla2.mat.asm, whole genome shotgun sequence DNA includes these proteins:
- the LOC127044922 gene encoding MARVEL domain-containing protein 3-like translates to MSHAEKPHRDKQHRYYESHGSDRHHEERRAKKPDPSNRRSTQEIPGNQHSRPYTANSDLYQKNNLPTHGYVNSPPNYDPEKKTFSEKCNNLCSRRGILKFVEITVNILVLICVGASHAAIAGYGSMGGLGTGSFNIGSFYSPFEGTEFQEVRDLDMQFSQMRAPCVYGGVVFSLTLVALTLLFLIVGAKPIDRLSVKMLMAECAFDALACMGYIAAVGLYLHFIIQVNATDTCKKRERLYARRGYTWMNCEVQGGDAAVSLFGIVAACLYFPSFVICALTIRNVQAFRSQMTRTQYSLENSYSEREYQKDYRGPESTHSAQAVATLV, encoded by the exons ATGTCTCATGCTGAGAAACCTCACCGCGATAAGCAGCACCGATATTATGAGAGCCACGGATCTGACAGACACCATGAGGAGAGAAGGGCTAAAAAGCCAGACCCATCCAATAGAAG GTCAACACAAGAGATTCCTGGCAACCAACACTCCAGACCTTATACTGCTAATTCAGACCTGTACCAAAAAAACAACCTACCAACTCATGGATATGTCAATTCTCCACCAAATTATGATCCCGAGAAAAAGACCTTTTCAGAGAAATGTAATAACCTATGCTCAAGGAGAG GTATTTTGAAGTTTGTTGAAATCACTGTCAACATTCTAGTGCTGATCTGTGTTGGAGCCTCCCATGCAGCTATTGCTGGCTATGGTTCTATGGGAGGTTTGGGAACGGGCTCTTTCAACATTGGTTCGTTTTACAGCCCATTTGAAGGAACTGAGTTCCAGGAGGTGCGAGACTTGGACATGCAGTTCAGCCAGATGAGAGCTCCTTGTGTGTATGGGGGAGTAGTCTTCAGCCTGACATTAGTAGCACTTACACTCCTGTTCCTCATCGTTGGGGCAAAACCCATTGATCGACTCTCTGTGAAGATGCTCATGGCAGAATGTGCCTTTGATGCGCTGGCTTGTATGGGGTATATTGCAGCTGTTGGCCTTTACTTACACTTTATCATCCAGGTGAACGCCACAGACACATGCAAGAAGAGGGAAAGACTGTATGCGCGCCGTGGATACACCTGGATGAACTGCGAGGTTCAGGGGGGTGATGCAGCTGTCAGCCTGTTTGGCATCGTTGCTGCTTGTTTGTACTTCCCAAGTTTTGTGATCTGTGCACTCACCATTCGAAATGTACAGGCCTTTCGGAGCCAGATGACCAGGACTCAATACAGCCTTGAGAACAGCTACAGTGAGAGAGAATACCAAAAGGACTACAGAGGCCCCGAAAGCACTCACAGTGCACAGGCTGTAGCAACACTGGTGTAG